TAAAGAGCCTACTGTAAATAAGGAGCAACGTGAGCGAAGCGAACGGTCTCTTGGTTATCGTAGGGATTGTTCGCTTTGCTCGTTATTACAATCTATTGGTTTTATTTAGTACAATCATACATCTATCATTTTTTAAATTAAGAGAGGAAACCTATGGTAAAAGCAATCCCCGTTGTGGAAATGAGGAACATCAAAAAGAGCTTTGGTGGTGTACATGCATTGCGAGGGGTAGATCTGGTTCTACACCATAATGAAGTGTTGGGATTAGTGGGTGACAATGCTGCCGGAAAATCTACCCTGATGAAAATTCTTAGTGGGGCGTACATTCCAGATGAAGGAGAGATTTTTATCGAAGGCAAGAAAGTGCACATGGTCAATTCCTGGGATGCACACCAGCAGGGCATCGAGATGGTGTACCAGGACTTAGCCCTTGCTAACAATCTCGACGTAGCCGCAAACGTTTTTATGGGACGTGAAGCGGTGAGCGTAAAATTAGGTCCGATCGGTGTGATGGATGAGCATTACATGGAACAAGAAACAAAACGTCTGTTAGATCGTCTTAAGATTGACATCTCCTCCGTGCGCTTGAAAGTAGAAAGCCTATCCGGTGGTCAGCGCCAAGCAGTAGCTATTGCCCGTGCTACAGCTTTCAACACCAAGGTCACTATAATGGACGAACCCACAGCCGCCCTGAGCGTGGCTGCCATAAAAAAAGTTCTCGATTTAGTACGGGAGCTCAAGGAACAGGGCTGTTCCATCATTATCATCAGTCATCGATTGGAAGATATCTATCAGGTTAGCGACCGAATGATGGTGCTGCGCCACGGGCGTAAGGTCTGTGACACTCCCGTAACCGGCGATATTGACACTTTTCGAGAGCATGTAGTGGCCTACATAGTAGGTGCACGCGATGATTTTGCGGAAGGAGGGAATAAGCAGTAAAATGGCTCGAACAAGTAGACATGAGGTGATTTTCATTAACGATATAAACAAAATACTTCGGCA
Above is a genomic segment from Candidatus Atribacteria bacterium containing:
- a CDS encoding sugar ABC transporter ATP-binding protein — translated: MVKAIPVVEMRNIKKSFGGVHALRGVDLVLHHNEVLGLVGDNAAGKSTLMKILSGAYIPDEGEIFIEGKKVHMVNSWDAHQQGIEMVYQDLALANNLDVAANVFMGREAVSVKLGPIGVMDEHYMEQETKRLLDRLKIDISSVRLKVESLSGGQRQAVAIARATAFNTKVTIMDEPTAALSVAAIKKVLDLVRELKEQGCSIIIISHRLEDIYQVSDRMMVLRHGRKVCDTPVTGDIDTFREHVVAYIVGARDDFAEGGNKQ